From Halobacillus sp. Marseille-Q1614, the proteins below share one genomic window:
- a CDS encoding GNAT family N-acetyltransferase, producing MSKLDLSQFEKKMIVRNTQERDIDQIFKLQEACFPNMEPWKREHLESHLRHFPQGQFVVEFDGQIIGSCSSLIVNFDEYDDKHTWDDITDEGYITNHDPDGYNLYGIEVMVHPEFRGMKIGRRLYEARKDLAREYNLKSVIIGGRIPNYHKYEKDMSPREYVEEVRSQNIYDPVLTFQIMNGFTVMRINPNYLPDDKMSSKYATLMEWNNIDYRARTKRHFKTSHPVRIMVIQYMMKTIDSFEEFSRQCEYYVDVAADYGSDFAVFPEIFTTQLMSFLEEKVPSKAVRRLSEYTEEYIEMFTHLAVKYNVNIVGGSHFVEENEKIYNISYLFRRDGTIEKQYKIHVTPNERTWWGIQPGDAVKVFDTDCGKIAIQICYDIQFPELARYAVDQGANIIFVPFCTDDRQGYLRVRYCAQARAVENQVYTVIAGTVGNLTQVENMDIQYAQSGIFTPSDFEFARDGIVGECNANVETVVVGDVDLEILRRQRKSGTVRQLRDRRRDLFDLHYKVNTEYKPERT from the coding sequence ATGTCTAAGCTTGATTTGTCTCAATTCGAGAAAAAAATGATTGTACGAAATACACAGGAACGCGATATTGATCAGATATTTAAGCTTCAGGAAGCCTGCTTTCCTAATATGGAGCCGTGGAAACGGGAACATTTAGAGAGCCACTTGCGCCATTTTCCACAAGGACAGTTTGTCGTGGAATTTGATGGCCAAATCATCGGCAGCTGCTCAAGTTTAATTGTCAATTTCGATGAATATGATGATAAACATACATGGGATGATATTACGGATGAAGGCTATATTACAAACCATGACCCCGACGGCTATAACTTGTATGGAATAGAAGTAATGGTTCACCCGGAATTCAGAGGTATGAAAATTGGCCGTCGTCTTTATGAGGCACGTAAAGACCTGGCCAGAGAATATAATTTAAAAAGTGTAATCATCGGCGGAAGAATACCGAATTACCATAAGTATGAAAAGGATATGTCGCCAAGAGAGTATGTAGAAGAAGTAAGAAGTCAGAACATCTACGACCCTGTGTTAACTTTTCAAATTATGAACGGCTTTACGGTTATGCGGATTAACCCTAATTATTTGCCGGACGATAAAATGTCTTCTAAATATGCAACGCTTATGGAGTGGAACAATATCGACTACCGGGCTCGTACGAAGCGGCATTTTAAGACGAGCCATCCTGTAAGAATTATGGTTATTCAGTATATGATGAAAACGATCGACTCTTTTGAAGAATTCAGCCGCCAGTGTGAGTACTATGTTGATGTGGCCGCAGATTACGGCTCTGACTTTGCCGTCTTCCCGGAAATTTTTACAACGCAGCTGATGTCATTTCTAGAGGAGAAAGTGCCTTCAAAAGCGGTAAGACGTTTATCCGAGTATACAGAAGAATATATTGAAATGTTCACTCACTTAGCGGTAAAATACAATGTGAATATTGTCGGAGGCTCTCATTTTGTTGAAGAAAATGAAAAGATCTACAATATATCATACTTATTTAGAAGAGATGGAACGATTGAAAAACAATATAAAATCCACGTAACTCCAAATGAGCGAACATGGTGGGGGATTCAGCCAGGGGATGCTGTCAAAGTATTTGATACGGATTGCGGAAAAATTGCAATCCAGATCTGCTATGACATCCAATTTCCTGAATTAGCCCGCTACGCGGTTGATCAGGGCGCCAACATTATCTTTGTTCCATTCTGTACAGATGACCGTCAAGGCTATCTGCGAGTCCGTTACTGTGCCCAGGCTCGTGCCGTTGAAAACCAGGTGTATACGGTAATCGCAGGAACCGTAGGGAACTTAACACAAGTGGAAAATATGGATATCCAGTATGCACAGTCTGGAATTTTTACACCGTCTGACTTTGAATTTGCACGTGACGGGATCGTAGGAGAGTGTAATGCCAATGTGGAAACGGTAGTTGTCGGCGATGTAGACCTCGAGATTCTCCGCAGGCAGCGCAAGTCCGGAACCGTAAGGCAGCTGCGAGACCGAAGACGCGACTTATTTGATTTACATTACAAAGTAAACACGGAATATAAACCGGAAAGAACTTAA